The DNA sequence ATGCGCTCTAGCCTGTTCCTCCTCCCGCTGCTGCTGCTTGCTGCCTGCAAGTCGACCGGCGACAAGCCGGCCCCGAGCCCGGCCGCGCCGCCGCTGTTCACCGAGACCGTCGGAACGCCCGCGCGCGGCGTGGAAACGCTGTTCGTCGTGGTCCATGGCGACGGCGCGGCGGGCACCGAGATCGACATCAGCACCTTCGCCAAGTCGCTCGCGATGGCGGAACCGGGAAGCGCGGTCGTGCGGCTGCTGCGACCCGGCTATGCCGACGGCGCGGGCAACCAGTCGCCCGGCACGCGCGGCGCCGGCGCCGGGGACGACTATACTTCGGATCGTATTACGCTGGTCGCCGACACCATCGCCGTGCTGCGCAACCGTTACCGCCGCGCCCGCGTCGTCGCGATCGGCGAAGGCGGCGGCGCGGCGATCGTCGCCAACCTCGCTGGTCTCCGGTCCGATCTGATCGACGGCATGGTGCTCGTCTCCTGCCCCTGCGCGCTGCCCGAGTGGCGCCGCTACATGGCGGGGCGCGAGAAGCCGGCCGATCCGTGGCGCGCCAAGATCGACAGCCTCGATCCGTTGCAGACCGCCGGCGGCATTGCGCCAAGCGTGCGCGCCGCGCTGATCAGCGGCGCTGACGACAAGATGGTGCCCGCGCGCTTCGCGCGTTCCTATGCCGAGGCGCTGAGCCTGCGCGGCATCGCCACCGATTTCCGCATCCTGCCCGAGCAAGGCAGCCACATTCTCGACGATCCGCAGGTGATGGAAGCCACCCGCCGCCTCGCCTCGGCGCTTCCCCGGAGCGCGCCATGAGCGCGCCGATCACCATCCGCCTCGCGCGGCTGCCGCATGGCGCGGGGCTGCCGCTGCCGGCCTATGCGACCGCGGGCGCCGCGGGGATGGACGTCGTCGCGGCGGAGGATCTGATCCTCGCGGCCGGCGCACGTCACGCCGTCGCCACCGGCTTCGCGATCGCGATCCCCGATGGCTATGAGGTGCAGGTGCGCCCGCGCTCGGGGCTCGCGCTCAAGCACGGCGTCACCTGCCTCAACACGCCCGGCACGATCGACAGCGACTATCGCGGCGAGGTCAAGGTGATCCTCGCCAA is a window from the Sphingomonas sp. BT-65 genome containing:
- a CDS encoding S9 family peptidase; this encodes MRSSLFLLPLLLLAACKSTGDKPAPSPAAPPLFTETVGTPARGVETLFVVVHGDGAAGTEIDISTFAKSLAMAEPGSAVVRLLRPGYADGAGNQSPGTRGAGAGDDYTSDRITLVADTIAVLRNRYRRARVVAIGEGGGAAIVANLAGLRSDLIDGMVLVSCPCALPEWRRYMAGREKPADPWRAKIDSLDPLQTAGGIAPSVRAALISGADDKMVPARFARSYAEALSLRGIATDFRILPEQGSHILDDPQVMEATRRLASALPRSAP
- the dut gene encoding dUTP diphosphatase, translating into MSAPITIRLARLPHGAGLPLPAYATAGAAGMDVVAAEDLILAAGARHAVATGFAIAIPDGYEVQVRPRSGLALKHGVTCLNTPGTIDSDYRGEVKVILANLGSEPFPIARGERIAQLVAAPVQRAVFEEVVALDDTLRGAGGFGSTGR